Genomic window (Helianthus annuus cultivar XRQ/B chromosome 3, HanXRQr2.0-SUNRISE, whole genome shotgun sequence):
ATTCAATCTGTATAACACACACAAGATCCACAACCTAGTGAAtgaataatataataataattccaTATATAAGATTCGCTATTAAATCTACATATCTTTATTTTAGGTAGGGAATTCGAAAGAACTCCAAAAATTAATGAAAACATTAACTTTAGGAATTGGGATTAAATAAGTTGTAACTATAGCTTATTTATACACATAAGCCATCATAGTCGCCTCAATTAAACCCAGTTGCCGCGGAGAGCTAACCACCGGGAGTTTCTTTACCTCCACCATCACATCACCCGATCACCACCTCACTTCACcggtttcttcttcttcctctgtcATTCATTCCGGTAACTGTCCACCGCTACTTTTTTTTATTACTTCTTCCCCAATCAATCAAACTAACTACCTTTTTCCAGCCAAATTTTCCGGTTCCTGTTTTCAACTTGCTCTTGTTTAATAGTTAGCCTCGGTTTTAATTCTGTTAATAtgtgttgaatttcgaacaagaACAGCGAGTGATCGACTTGATTATTGAAGTTTCGAGAGTTGAGATTCCAGTTATTCGTAAATTGTATCGTATGCGTATAATCGGTTTGTACAGGATAACGAACTATCGTATTATATAAAGTTTGACTAGAAAAAGTACTTTTGACTGAACAACTTTATTCAGCAAAACCTGATGATTTTCAGATTATTCTGTGATTGATTAATGCTTATATCATATGAAAAGTATATAATTATATGAATCTGCTCAACTGTGGTTGAGAGTTTTGATTAAACTTTTAAACCTATGAGAGCGAATACAAAATTAGGTTGTAGATGATATTTGTAACAAGTTAAAACTCAAAcgattaattaatttaatttggAGATTGAATGTTTCTAGAAGATCATATCTACTGTTCTAATGCCTACATATGCCATTAGATATATGTATGTAATATGGAATGTGATTTTTGGTTTAGGTACATAGATTTTTCTATTAAATATGATGTATTTTTTGTTGACACGAATTTGTATAACTGGAACCTATGTTTTCGTTCTTTTGAAGCAGATTACAAGCTTTCGTGATTTCCATTCCAGCTGTAAGTAGTTAACATTCACAATGAATAGGAGCAGTAAAGCTTGGGTTACGAACATGTGCCAGAAGTTAGAAGATATACGTACGGATATTGATAAACTTGTATGCAAGGTATGCTTCTTGATGCTTTTATGTAATAGTTTTAGTTTCTTTTTCCAGTTGGTCTTCAAGATTATCATGTAATTTTCATGATTTGTTTTCTTCAGGAACCCGTTTCATTTGTGGGGAAACAAATGGAAACTGTAGGGAAACAAATGGAAACTGTGGGGAACCAAATGGAAACTGTCGGTGCGAACGTGAAGAACTTTTTCTCTGGTATTGTGGATGAGTTTGGTCTTACTCGCGTGGTGGAACCTGGACATGTAGCAAAAGTAATACCTTCAAAAGGTATTAATTTGGCTGAAACTTCTACAAATTCAGTTGCCGAAGTCAAAGACACTACTGTTGATAGTAACACAAATAACCCGAAAGAAGCTCCTTTGACTCATGAAGAGTTATGTCACAAACCATCATCTACTGGTTTGCCCCATTCAGAGCAAATCATCTCTGAAATCAGTCAACATCTTAATGGTGAACCGGACAGTCTACCAATAAACGAGACTTCGGATAACGGCACTCAAGTTAATCTAGACTCTTCTTCTACCAATAGTCAAAATCCTGAAAACAGATTTGAAGAGGAAGTAGTTTATGATGAAAGTTCACATAGTGATGCTCTAGCATTTGAGTATTCAGATTGGGGTCTAGAAAATATTATCGATCTGAATTTGGAAACCGACGATATTATTGAAGGGGATCAATTGATGAATTTGGAAGAAAAGAAAACACTTCTGAACAGCCCCGTCGATGAACTTGAATGCGATTTAAATACTTTAACCACTCATGAATCATCTGAACCGGAAAGTTCAGTTACTTGCAATGAGAATCAAGAAGAGAATTCTAAGCATATTATTGCTGGCGGGTTATCATCCAAAAGTTTATGCGAGTCGTTAAACTCATCAGTCGGAAACTTCATTGTAGAACCATATACAATTGACTGCAAGCCAATGGAAACCATGGATTATCTCTCTGTGTCATCAGATATTCTCTCATCTTGTGGATCTTTCGCAACTGTTGACTATGATACCAATGATGATGCTTATGCGTCTTGCTCTGGAACCGGTATGCTTCTCTTTTACATTATTAAAAAGAATTTTACTTTAATTTTTACTTCATTTTCTTTCTAACCTTGTTATGGAAAACCATTTAATCCGTTtcattattattaaaaaaatcttattttggcTATAAGTCCTAATTGCTGATGTCAGAATATATGAATTTAAAGCTCTGTTAGGCTAATTTCTGATAAAGGAAACTTTAACAGGATTAACAGATTTCTCAACCGTTGACTTTGAAGACGTTAAATACGAAAAGTTTGAAAGTGGTGCCGTTTACAAAGGTGGAACACTGTCTTTGTTTCCCAAGACGTCGAGAAGCAAGTCTTACAAGGTAAAACCCGTCTCGTTAAACCAAAAGTTATTCTTAGTCTTTGTTTTCGGTTATCTGTTTCTAACAGTTAATAATTGTATCTGGCAGAAAATGATAAAAGATGCTTTCATGTCAAGAAAAAGGATAACAAAGGAGTACAAGCAGCTGGCGATTCGGTATGCAGATATTGACAAAGAACTATGCCAACCGATACAGAGCAGCAAACCACCGGCCCAAGATCTACCGGACTCTGAATGGGAGCTCTTGTAGATGATAATTTTGGTACCTCTGAAATATTATCCTTGCAAACAAGTAATGCACAATTCTGCAGATGTAGGTGAGATAAATTGTGTTTATGATGCTTCGCCTAAAAATACAAAACTCTTATTACTTTTCAAGCTTTCATTTTGACTTTTAGGAGtaaatttttttaatttgagTGAAAAAGTGTATAGATTCTTTCTTTTTTGGTGCATATTTTCTTACTAGCGAAAGCCGTCTAAAATTTATATTCGATTAAGTTTGTCGAAACCGACATCATTAAAAGTTATATTGGTGTACATGAATGAAACAAAAATTCACTTTGACATGGTGTATACACAACTTATAGCGATCTGAATGTTATTATATCATTATAGAATAATTTTGAAACTGAAAATTAAAATATCGGAGTAACAAAATTTGTAAATAAATAACAACATAAATGAGTTTTAAATATATTGAAATTAGGGCTGTAATCGTATCGTTAAAGAAATTAACATGTTCatgaacgcataccgaacataagtttatgtccgtgttcattcgttaaggaaattcagttgtttgTGAACATTGGTCTCGAACGCAAACGGATAAAaatgaacatttaacttgaaaataaaaaataaaaacattgttaacCTTAAACATTGGACACACGTAGTTAAAtaaaaccatcaaatgaaaaatcaaaacacaaaagTCTACTACAACCATCAAACGATaaatcaagtttaactaactcAGATGTAATTATCCAGAATTACTTTAGACATAATTATTCAAAGTTTAAcaaacttagacataattatctcAAAAAATGTATTGAATGTCAAATTTTAGCCAACttagaaaaaatagggtttcaagtaAACTTTaggattttcaattttttttaacaaaactttgatTTTTTGCACCCCCTTGTGCATTAGATTAAAGACAAATGCAAGCTTCTTCTTCATGCTTGGTATTTTGACGATGGGACTGTCATTGGAGATTCAGAAGAGGTGGCTAAAGTGTTGGACATCATTAAGGTGACAGGTCCAACATTGGGTCTTGAACTAAATATTAAGAAAACTGCACTCTTTTGGCCTTCTTGTGATTGTAGCAAGTTTCGTGAGGGGTTATTTCTTACATCGGGAGGCCATTAGTGGGGGTGAAGCTTCTGGGGGGGGGGGCTGTTAGTAGAGACACAAGCTTTATTAGTAGGTTGGCAAAGAAAAGAGCTGGTAAGGCGGTAGATTTGATGCCTCTTCTACCCAAACTAGGTGACCCGTAGAGTGAACTACTCTTGCTTCGATCATGTATGGGCATTGCAAACTTTTCTTCGGCTTAAGGACATGCCAACCTGTACACAGGGAAGATGTAGCGTTGGTCTTTAACAAAGGTTTGTGTGAGGCGATTGAGGAATTGGTGGTTTGTGGAGGTCCTTTCTTTGGAGACTTTCAGTGGCGACTTGCTTGCTTACGTATTATAAAATATTCCGGATATTacaataactttattttaaaagaatttgtgttttagttatactttatataaaaagtaatttatcttgtcattattatttactttataaaaatactaaaatcagatttttataaaataatttaaagctaactttttatatatataaatatttaattactaacaaataataatttttttttcgaaaaaaaattattttactatatatataataacattttgcacaaatcaacctttatgttataaatAATCTTTTTGCAccaatcaacctttatgttatataagagagtaaaatgcacggatagtccctgtggttttgcaaaGTTTCAGCTATAGTCCCCAGATTTTGAAAATTACACtcatagtccctgtggtttgacagtttgttacgctgatagtccctggagtggatgtgggttagttttctcagttaagtccatatgaaattacaaaattacccttgcTTTTATTAtattcatcaacatcatcatcattcaacaGACTCATTCATCAGTTCACCCATCTTAGCAAGAACACATTAAtcattcatccaaaaatccaatTCTAAGAACACATCTTCAAAATTCACCAACCGTATATCGAAACAACAATCTGAATCAAAACAACAAATCACTCCTTCGAGCAAAAACAAACGTATATCGATTCAGATACAACCTCATCGATCAAACAACAACATTCAGATCTGTTTACAAATCCAAACAAATCCATCGCACAAATCCATTTGTACAAATCCAAACAAAATTCCAGATCTGTTTATGATCATGTGTTGCTTTAGGCCACTCCGGTACAAACTCCAGATCTGTGTTGTTTGATTCATGCCCAAAACAACAACCGTAACTTCGGCACCACCCCCACCACAGTCGCACCATGTAACGAAGACGACAGGGGTGGGAGGCGGCTGTAGAGGGTGACGGTGTAGAGAAGATGACAGGGTGGTGGGGTTGGTGAAGGCGACAGGGTGAGGTGGATAGGGGTGGTGGGGTTGGTGAAGGCGACATGGTGATGTGGATAGGGGTGGTTGACCTGGGATGGGTGGTTGATGGTGGAGGCGGGTATGGGTTTAGGAGGCGGAGGTGTAGTGGTGGAAGGGGATGGCGGTGGTGGGGAGTGGTGATGGCGGCAGGggaggtgacggtggtggtggtttttagtgagagagagtaGAAAGAGAGATACATATTGTTCAGtaagtgtgtgtatatacatacatagggggctgctagaatgagaaccacctcgagttgtaagaaccgcgagaactacaccccacggagcgccgttcgccatgatttttttttttacaagtagatgtgtatattataaacacagccgtaaaaaaatcatggcgaacggcgctccgtggggtgtagttttttacaccacaagtttggtgtttttaatttttttttcttttttctttttttttttcaccaaacttgtggtgtaaaaaactacaccccacggagcgccgttcgccatgattttttacggctgtgtttataatatacacatctacttgtaaaaaaaaatcatggcgaacggcgctccgtggggtgtagttctcgcggttcttacaactcgaggtggttctcattctagcggctccctacatacatatatgttttatatatttaaatacttgatttgtttattttattttatattaagggtattatagtcatttcacatggacttaactgagaaaactaacccacatccactccagggactatcagCGTAataaactgtcaaaccacagggactatgaGTGTAATTTCCAATATCTGGGGACTATAGCTGAAACTTTGCAAAACCACAGGGattatccgtgcattttactctatataAGACCATAGTACTctcacatgcaaagcatgtgagGTAACTTAACTGAGTTTTTGGACGACGTTAGTTGTAAAGGTTATAGAGTGttacaaaacatgaacataaaggttgggttttatcgatttcatagtgaaaggtatgAAGTGCAGTTTaactataacataaaggttgatttatgCAATTTTATCTATATTTTATGACTGATTATTGTTTTCGTATTGGTTTGTTATCCGGTTCTAAGGAGAGGGACTTTTCCGATGGATTCTCCaatgtaagttttgtaaaaagcTCTCGACTTTGTTTTCTTGAATTCTCTCGGTTATTATTCATGTGATTGAATGTTATCAGCATGTGTTAAACTAATGCTTCAACTTACTAAGGCCCTGTCTGTTTGCATCTTAATAGCCTCTTAATACCCCATGTCTGACTATGTCAGATTTCAGATTGTTTGTTTCATCCCTCTTAAAACTTACTCAGCCTCTTATTTTTCTCTGACCGAGTCATACATGGTAAGGAGTCTGACTAAAAACTTTCCACCAAATACCCTAAAAACCCCATGCCACTTTTTCTCCCCTCTTCTACTCATAAGGAAATGGAATATTCATGATCAGTTGTTTGTGGAGTACAATGAGAACACTTTTTTTTTTGGAGAAATACAACAGGAGGAAAGTGATGGCCAGTCTATTCACGCCATGGAATGGGGCTCACAAGGCATTGAATATATGACTACTTTGCGTGACGAGATAGCTACTCAATTAATGTCAAATGCTTAAAACCAAAATTGTACGCGAGCTATTAATTTCTGCTTGGATTAGTATGTTTTCATGAAGGATTTATGTGTAATTTGGATTTTCTATGATGGTTTGTATTTTTTTCTTCAATAATTATTCATTATTAGGAGTTATGACCAAACAGATACATTATACTCAACAAGAAATAATTCAGAAGGGTAAAATCGTCATTGTACACAGTCATTCAGAGATCCAACCAAACAGACTTaaactggttcagcacttactggttcagacctcttactggttcagacctcttattctTTCAGCACTtattcattcagaagttgtcaaacagcccctaacACAA
Coding sequences:
- the LOC110922936 gene encoding uncharacterized protein LOC110922936 yields the protein MNRSSKAWVTNMCQKLEDIRTDIDKLVCKEPVSFVGKQMETVGKQMETVGNQMETVGANVKNFFSGIVDEFGLTRVVEPGHVAKVIPSKGINLAETSTNSVAEVKDTTVDSNTNNPKEAPLTHEELCHKPSSTGLPHSEQIISEISQHLNGEPDSLPINETSDNGTQVNLDSSSTNSQNPENRFEEEVVYDESSHSDALAFEYSDWGLENIIDLNLETDDIIEGDQLMNLEEKKTLLNSPVDELECDLNTLTTHESSEPESSVTCNENQEENSKHIIAGGLSSKSLCESLNSSVGNFIVEPYTIDCKPMETMDYLSVSSDILSSCGSFATVDYDTNDDAYASCSGTGLTDFSTVDFEDVKYEKFESGAVYKGGTLSLFPKTSRSKSYKKMIKDAFMSRKRITKEYKQLAIRYADIDKELCQPIQSSKPPAQDLPDSEWELL